From Alistipes sp. ZOR0009, a single genomic window includes:
- the rsgA gene encoding ribosome small subunit-dependent GTPase A — MALSREFIGLVIKATGSWYTVVNRETAETIECKIRGKIRLKDVKTTNPVVVGDLVNVEVVEGDDVGVISKIVDRKNYIIRRSSNLSKEAHIIAANIDQVFLVVTIDLPKTSREFVDRFLVAAEAYKIPTTIVVNKIDLYDIDARVELELFKMDYALAGYEVLEVSALREDNLDLLGSRLSGKISVFSGNSGVGKSTLLNALLPDLDLKTGKISDYHHKGTHTTTFSEMFGFNNDGYIIDTPGIKGFGIVDVKKDELFHFFKDLFKYAEGCKFYNCTHTHEPGCAVKEAVTNEKIAFSRYESYLKILDDEGEKYRAKM; from the coding sequence ATGGCATTATCGAGAGAGTTTATTGGCTTAGTGATAAAAGCAACAGGAAGTTGGTATACAGTTGTAAATCGTGAAACAGCAGAAACGATTGAATGTAAAATTCGTGGAAAAATTCGGTTGAAGGATGTTAAAACAACCAATCCTGTAGTTGTTGGCGATCTTGTAAATGTCGAGGTTGTTGAAGGCGATGATGTTGGTGTGATTTCTAAAATAGTTGATAGAAAAAATTATATAATTCGAAGGTCTTCAAACCTTTCTAAAGAAGCGCATATTATTGCCGCAAATATTGATCAAGTTTTTTTGGTTGTCACAATAGATCTACCAAAAACAAGCCGCGAATTTGTAGATAGATTTTTAGTTGCTGCAGAGGCGTATAAAATACCTACCACTATTGTTGTTAATAAGATAGATCTTTATGATATTGATGCCAGAGTTGAATTAGAGCTCTTCAAAATGGACTATGCTTTGGCTGGCTATGAGGTGCTTGAGGTTTCAGCTTTGCGAGAGGATAATCTAGATTTGCTTGGTTCTCGTTTGAGCGGTAAGATTAGCGTGTTTTCAGGGAATTCAGGTGTTGGGAAATCAACCCTTCTTAATGCGTTATTGCCAGATTTAGACTTAAAAACGGGGAAAATATCAGATTACCATCATAAAGGTACCCATACCACAACTTTTTCAGAAATGTTTGGCTTTAATAATGATGGATACATAATCGATACGCCTGGAATTAAAGGTTTTGGTATTGTTGATGTAAAAAAGGATGAGCTTTTTCATTTCTTTAAAGATTTATTTAAATATGCAGAAGGATGCAAATTTTATAACTGCACCCATACGCACGAGCCTGGATGTGCAGTAAAGGAGGCGGTGACAAATGAGAAAATTGCTTTTTCTCGTTACGAGAGCTACCTCAAGATCCTTGATGATGAAGGTGAAAAATATCGAGCTAAAATGTAA
- a CDS encoding AIM24 family protein, with protein MISQPINYRITGENLRVLEMILKPGETILAEAGALIYMDEGIVHETCLGDGSEPNPVIMEKIFPSAIMPLSGDSIFYTYFTNYGRKDGVVVFSTPYIGTPVKLNLSDFNNELIILKGAFLCAPKGVKISAFNPRKNGVITKNELVTLHKISGEGDVFINVGGSLIERNISSSDSVRIDATSILAFDARVELTVENIGDVKTMLLGNDAFVLASLKGDGKVLMQSLPLQKMILYFHNCVQHMHLTNDVVLRKLYED; from the coding sequence ATGATTTCACAGCCAATTAACTACAGAATTACGGGAGAAAATCTTCGAGTATTGGAGATGATTTTAAAACCCGGAGAGACGATCCTTGCAGAAGCAGGTGCTCTTATTTATATGGACGAGGGGATTGTTCATGAAACATGTCTTGGAGATGGTTCTGAGCCTAATCCTGTAATAATGGAAAAAATATTTCCTTCAGCAATAATGCCTTTGTCTGGAGATTCTATTTTTTATACCTATTTTACTAATTATGGAAGAAAGGATGGCGTTGTAGTTTTTTCAACGCCTTACATCGGAACTCCTGTCAAGTTGAATCTTTCTGATTTTAATAATGAGTTGATAATTTTGAAGGGGGCATTCCTTTGTGCACCTAAAGGTGTTAAAATTTCTGCATTTAATCCCAGAAAGAATGGTGTTATTACTAAGAATGAGTTGGTTACTTTACACAAAATTTCAGGAGAGGGTGATGTTTTTATAAATGTTGGAGGAAGTTTGATAGAGCGGAATATAAGCAGCAGTGATAGCGTTAGAATTGATGCTACTAGTATTCTTGCTTTTGATGCTAGAGTTGAGCTGACGGTAGAAAATATTGGAGATGTAAAGACAATGCTTTTGGGAAATGATGCTTTTGTTTTGGCATCATTAAAAGGAGATGGAAAAGTGCTGATGCAATCATTGCCTTTGCAAAAAATGATTCTTTATTTTCATAATTGTGTGCAGCATATGCATTTAACGAATGATGTTGTCTTAAGAAAGTTATATGAAGATTGA